One part of the Tachysurus fulvidraco isolate hzauxx_2018 chromosome 23, HZAU_PFXX_2.0, whole genome shotgun sequence genome encodes these proteins:
- the hsd17b10 gene encoding 3-hydroxyacyl-CoA dehydrogenase type-2 isoform X2 — protein sequence MANIRNVKGMVGLVTGGASGLGRATVERLINHGASAVILDLPSSEGHSVAVSLGERCAFAPADVTSETDVRSAVDLAKEKFGRLDLAVNCAGIAVAVKTYNFKKDVPHSLEDFSRVINVNIAGSFNVIRLAAGMMGKNKPDADGHRGCIINTASVAAFDGQVGQAAYSASKGGIVGMTLPIARDLAPMGIRVVTIAPGLFSTPLLAGLPEKVQSFLARQVPFPSRLGDPAEFAHLVTAIAENPMINGEVIRLDGAIRMQP from the exons ATGGCGAACATCAGAAATGTCAAG GGAATGGTGGGGTTGGTTACAGGAGGTGCCTCTGGTCTTGGCAGGGCTACGGTGGAAAGGCTGATCAACCATGGAGCGAGTGCTGTAATCCTTGACCTACCCAGCTCAGAAGGCCACAGTGTCGCTGTATCTCTTGGCGAGCGCTGTGCATTTGCTCCAGCTGAT GTAACATCAGAGACAGATGTGCGCTCAGCTGTAGATTTGGCTAAAGAGAAGTTCGGCCGTCTGGACCTGGCTGTGAACTGCGCTGGTATTGCTGTCGCTGTTAAGACCTACAACTTCAAAAAGGACGTCCCTCACAGTCTGGAAGACTTCAGTAGAGTCATCAAC gtAAATATTGCAGGCAGCTTTAATGTAATAAGACTGGCAGCAGGGATGATGGGCAAGAATAAGCCAGATGCTGATGGACACAGAGGCTGCATCATTAACACAGCCAGCGTTGCAGCTTTTGACGGGCAG GTGGGCCAGGCTGCATACTCTGCATCTAAAGGTGGTATTGTGGGAATGACTCTTCCAATTGCTCGAGATCTTGCTCCTATGGGCATTCGTGTGGTCACTATTGCTCCAG GTTTGTTCTCTACACCACTGCTTGCTGGTCTTCCTGAGAAGGTGCAGAGTTTTCTCGCACGGCAGGTGCCTTTCCCATCGCGCCTGGGTGATCCTGCTGAGTTTGCTCATCTCGTAACCGCCATTGCTGAAAACCCCATGATCAACGGTGAAGTGATTCGCTTAGATGGTGCCATCAGGATGCAGCCTTAA
- the hsd17b10 gene encoding 3-hydroxyacyl-CoA dehydrogenase type-2 isoform X1: protein MIFQQPIYPGLGFKGMVGLVTGGASGLGRATVERLINHGASAVILDLPSSEGHSVAVSLGERCAFAPADVTSETDVRSAVDLAKEKFGRLDLAVNCAGIAVAVKTYNFKKDVPHSLEDFSRVINVNIAGSFNVIRLAAGMMGKNKPDADGHRGCIINTASVAAFDGQVGQAAYSASKGGIVGMTLPIARDLAPMGIRVVTIAPGLFSTPLLAGLPEKVQSFLARQVPFPSRLGDPAEFAHLVTAIAENPMINGEVIRLDGAIRMQP, encoded by the exons ATGATTTTTCAGCAACCAATTTATCCTGGACTGGGTTTTAAG GGAATGGTGGGGTTGGTTACAGGAGGTGCCTCTGGTCTTGGCAGGGCTACGGTGGAAAGGCTGATCAACCATGGAGCGAGTGCTGTAATCCTTGACCTACCCAGCTCAGAAGGCCACAGTGTCGCTGTATCTCTTGGCGAGCGCTGTGCATTTGCTCCAGCTGAT GTAACATCAGAGACAGATGTGCGCTCAGCTGTAGATTTGGCTAAAGAGAAGTTCGGCCGTCTGGACCTGGCTGTGAACTGCGCTGGTATTGCTGTCGCTGTTAAGACCTACAACTTCAAAAAGGACGTCCCTCACAGTCTGGAAGACTTCAGTAGAGTCATCAAC gtAAATATTGCAGGCAGCTTTAATGTAATAAGACTGGCAGCAGGGATGATGGGCAAGAATAAGCCAGATGCTGATGGACACAGAGGCTGCATCATTAACACAGCCAGCGTTGCAGCTTTTGACGGGCAG GTGGGCCAGGCTGCATACTCTGCATCTAAAGGTGGTATTGTGGGAATGACTCTTCCAATTGCTCGAGATCTTGCTCCTATGGGCATTCGTGTGGTCACTATTGCTCCAG GTTTGTTCTCTACACCACTGCTTGCTGGTCTTCCTGAGAAGGTGCAGAGTTTTCTCGCACGGCAGGTGCCTTTCCCATCGCGCCTGGGTGATCCTGCTGAGTTTGCTCATCTCGTAACCGCCATTGCTGAAAACCCCATGATCAACGGTGAAGTGATTCGCTTAGATGGTGCCATCAGGATGCAGCCTTAA